The proteins below come from a single Procambarus clarkii isolate CNS0578487 chromosome 44, FALCON_Pclarkii_2.0, whole genome shotgun sequence genomic window:
- the LOC138350117 gene encoding small proline-rich protein 3-like, protein MWRKVQCYTSGSRAALPNTRNTALPNTRNTALPNTRNTALPNTRNTALPNTRNTALPNTRSTALPNTRNTALPNTRNTALPNTRNTALPNTRNTALPNTRNTALPNTRNTALPNTRSTALPNTRNTALPNTRNSALSNTRNSALPNTRSTALPNTRNTALPNTRSKIRAWLSDIHQGEAKTTLMEAGT, encoded by the coding sequence ATGTGGAGGAAAGTACAGTGCTACACAAGTGGCTCTCGTGCGGCCCtccccaacacccgcaacacagccctccccaacacccgcaacacagccctccccaacacccgcaacacagccctccccaacacccgcaacacagccctccccaacacccgcaacacagCCCTCCCCAACACCCGCAGCACAGCCCtccccaacacccgcaacacagccctccccaacacccgcaacacagccctccccaacacccgcaacacagccctccccaacacccgcaacacagccctccccaacacccgcaacacagccctccccaacacccgcaacacagCCCTCCCCAACACCCGCAGCACAGCCCtccccaacacccgcaacacagCCCTCCCCAACACCCGCAACTCAGCCCTCTCCAACACCCGCAACTCAGCCCTCCCCAACACCCGCAGCACAGCCCtccccaacacccgcaacacagCCCTCCCCAACACCCGCAGCAAAATAAGAGCCTGGCTGTCGGATATCCATCAAGGAGAGGCAAAAACCACTTTAATGGAGGCAGGAACATGA